Proteins encoded within one genomic window of Pedobacter africanus:
- a CDS encoding alkaline phosphatase has protein sequence MKQLFYFTLFTGLLLSFNTKAQSGLSPNQGHSHNDYHQNIPLLTAYYAGMGSIEADVFLKNGELYVAHDTSEIKPNATLKQLYLDPLAALYQKNGNRPYLDTAMKLQLVIDIKKNHQQVLPQLIKALNVYGDVFKSDHNPHAIRIVLSGDMPSAENFKNYPGYIAFDGRPYTTYTPEQLKRVAMISDDLKKYTAWNGKGTPTKADEAKLRTVIAQARQKNKPFRFWATQDSPNTWIVLEKLGVYWLNTDQPEKLRSFYLNRKKLSYSNPLAYPVYTPDYKSDGLKKTAKNIILLIGDGMGLAQIHAATVANHGSLNIGQMRNIGFSQTAAANADNTDSAAGGSAMAMGEKTNNRYIGMGTDNKKRTNLVDTLAGYGIKSGIISVGDITDATPAVFYAHQTDRSMSQEIARDLLNSKTELLIGSNQKSFLQNKDAQLMDKLKAQGFTLSTGLDAFLTQTSGKQLVLLPDEATRPVKDGRGDVLKQALLHSIQLLRNPKKGFFIMAEGAQIDYGGHANDLPYVITELHDFDKTVEAALRFADQDGETLVIVTADHETGGLTLLDASTESGTLSGEFSTNDHTNIMVPVFAYGPGAETFRGTYPNNQLFHKILQVLEPGKRK, from the coding sequence ATGAAGCAACTGTTTTATTTTACCCTGTTTACAGGGCTGCTGCTTTCCTTTAACACCAAAGCACAATCCGGCTTAAGCCCTAACCAGGGGCATAGCCATAACGATTACCACCAGAACATCCCCTTGCTTACAGCATATTATGCCGGTATGGGGTCCATTGAAGCCGATGTTTTCCTGAAGAACGGCGAACTCTATGTGGCACATGATACCAGCGAGATCAAACCCAATGCCACGCTTAAACAGCTGTACCTGGATCCCCTGGCTGCTCTTTATCAGAAAAACGGGAACAGGCCTTACCTGGATACGGCCATGAAACTGCAGCTGGTGATAGACATCAAGAAAAACCACCAGCAGGTATTGCCCCAGCTGATCAAAGCCTTAAATGTTTACGGTGATGTTTTTAAGTCGGACCATAACCCACATGCCATCCGCATTGTATTGAGCGGCGATATGCCCTCAGCGGAAAATTTTAAAAACTACCCGGGTTATATTGCTTTCGATGGACGACCTTATACTACTTATACCCCCGAACAGCTGAAACGCGTAGCGATGATCAGCGATGACCTTAAGAAATATACGGCCTGGAATGGAAAAGGCACGCCCACAAAAGCTGATGAAGCTAAATTAAGAACTGTGATTGCTCAGGCCAGGCAAAAAAACAAGCCCTTTCGTTTCTGGGCCACACAGGATAGCCCCAATACCTGGATTGTGCTGGAAAAACTCGGGGTATACTGGCTCAATACCGATCAGCCGGAAAAGCTACGCAGTTTTTACCTGAACCGTAAGAAACTCAGTTACAGCAACCCGCTTGCTTACCCGGTTTATACACCTGATTATAAAAGCGATGGACTGAAAAAAACAGCTAAAAATATCATCCTGCTGATTGGGGATGGAATGGGGCTGGCACAGATCCACGCCGCCACCGTTGCCAACCATGGCAGCCTGAACATTGGCCAGATGCGCAATATTGGCTTCTCCCAAACAGCAGCTGCCAATGCAGACAATACCGATTCTGCAGCCGGCGGCTCGGCCATGGCCATGGGCGAAAAAACAAACAACCGCTATATCGGTATGGGTACGGATAATAAAAAACGTACCAATCTGGTAGATACCCTGGCTGGCTATGGCATAAAGAGTGGCATCATCAGCGTGGGCGATATTACCGATGCTACCCCGGCCGTGTTTTACGCGCACCAGACTGACCGCTCCATGAGCCAGGAAATTGCCCGCGACCTGCTCAATAGCAAAACTGAGCTCCTGATCGGTTCCAACCAGAAAAGCTTTCTGCAGAATAAAGATGCACAGCTGATGGATAAACTGAAAGCGCAGGGCTTTACCCTGAGTACAGGCCTGGATGCTTTTTTAACTCAAACTTCCGGCAAACAACTGGTATTGCTTCCAGACGAAGCTACCCGCCCGGTAAAAGATGGCAGGGGAGATGTGTTAAAGCAGGCGCTGCTGCACAGCATCCAATTGCTGCGTAACCCTAAAAAAGGCTTCTTTATCATGGCTGAAGGGGCGCAGATAGATTATGGCGGGCATGCCAACGATCTGCCTTATGTCATTACCGAACTGCATGATTTCGATAAAACAGTAGAGGCCGCCCTGCGCTTTGCCGATCAGGACGGGGAAACCCTGGTTATTGTTACTGCCGATCATGAAACAGGGGGCTTAACGCTGCTGGACGCCAGTACAGAAAGCGGAACCCTAAGTGGCGAATTCAGTACCAACGACCATACCAATATCATGGTGCCGGTATTTGCCTATGGACCTGGTGCCGAAACCTTCAGGGGCACCTATCCCAACAATCAGCTCTTTCATAAAATATTGCAGGTGCTGGAACCTGGCAAACGCAAATAA
- a CDS encoding RagB/SusD family nutrient uptake outer membrane protein yields MKQSIKYIALAAFALLSSCKDQLNITPEGAPSAQNFWKTKEDALKAEAGLYEKYNEEDYYGRGMFWFINASDDMVTGRNKPEADNIKNFNKNYIGGGYTESQWSMRYAIIKRANDIIKNVPGIPMDEELKKQIIGDAYFNAGLVYFQLAANYGNDKAGVPIVTPETDASAVIPRAKNVNENYDYIIQLLEKAVDHLPYFTDMKPADYGKAHKTAAWAYMSKVYLYKKDYANARKYADLVIGSGKHELVLTGFADVFKATNNWSKEYIWSVVCSPSVGGTGWGSKLPGVMLTNKGWNIYNGWGYYLPTKELYDSYEAGDQRREATILKTGDKFMYFGQERSFTKDGGATSDYQFKKYMEPFSYPNPIPLHVNPNGDNGTTDLNVPLMRYAEVLLIKAEAAIMTTGAGSGDTELNKIRQRAGLGIKTGMTMTDLKRERRNELAGEWADRHRDLVRWGDAEATYAKPLHDSQGKEIWAARAFNPQVHDVWAVPQREIDNSGGVIKQNPGW; encoded by the coding sequence ATGAAACAAAGTATAAAATACATAGCCCTGGCTGCCTTTGCCCTCTTAAGTTCCTGCAAAGACCAGCTGAACATTACACCCGAAGGTGCCCCATCGGCACAAAACTTCTGGAAAACCAAAGAGGATGCCCTAAAAGCTGAAGCGGGACTCTATGAAAAATACAATGAAGAAGATTACTATGGCAGGGGAATGTTCTGGTTTATCAATGCCAGCGACGATATGGTAACCGGTCGTAACAAACCCGAGGCCGATAACATCAAGAACTTCAATAAAAACTACATCGGGGGCGGATATACAGAGTCGCAATGGTCTATGCGCTATGCCATCATTAAGCGTGCAAACGACATCATCAAAAACGTTCCGGGTATCCCTATGGACGAAGAACTGAAGAAACAGATCATTGGTGATGCTTACTTCAATGCCGGTCTGGTGTATTTCCAGCTGGCAGCGAATTATGGAAATGATAAGGCTGGTGTGCCCATTGTTACCCCCGAAACAGATGCCTCGGCTGTCATTCCCAGAGCAAAAAATGTAAATGAAAATTACGATTACATCATTCAGTTACTGGAAAAGGCAGTAGATCATTTACCTTACTTTACAGATATGAAGCCGGCCGACTATGGCAAGGCGCACAAAACTGCGGCATGGGCCTATATGTCGAAAGTGTACCTGTACAAAAAAGATTATGCCAATGCCAGAAAATATGCAGATCTGGTGATCGGGTCAGGCAAACACGAATTGGTGCTGACCGGCTTTGCAGATGTGTTTAAAGCCACCAATAACTGGTCTAAAGAATACATCTGGTCGGTAGTGTGCTCTCCAAGTGTAGGCGGTACAGGCTGGGGCAGTAAGCTGCCGGGGGTAATGCTGACCAATAAAGGCTGGAACATTTACAATGGCTGGGGCTATTACCTGCCCACCAAAGAACTGTACGATTCTTATGAGGCGGGCGATCAGCGCCGCGAAGCGACCATCCTGAAGACAGGCGATAAGTTCATGTATTTCGGGCAGGAACGCAGCTTTACCAAAGACGGTGGTGCCACATCCGATTACCAGTTTAAAAAGTACATGGAGCCTTTTTCTTATCCGAATCCTATTCCTTTGCATGTAAACCCGAATGGGGATAACGGGACTACCGACCTGAACGTGCCGCTGATGCGCTATGCCGAGGTACTGCTGATCAAGGCCGAAGCTGCGATCATGACCACCGGAGCCGGGTCTGGTGATACAGAACTGAACAAGATCCGCCAGCGCGCCGGCTTAGGCATTAAAACAGGCATGACCATGACCGACCTGAAAAGGGAACGCCGCAATGAGCTGGCAGGGGAGTGGGCCGACCGCCACCGCGATCTGGTACGCTGGGGAGATGCAGAAGCTACCTATGCCAAACCACTGCACGACTCGCAGGGCAAGGAGATCTGGGCCGCAAGGGCATTTAACCCTCAGGTACACGATGTATGGGCTGTGCCGCAAAGAGAAATTGACAACAGCGGCGGGGTAATCAAACAGAACCCGGGCTGGTAG
- a CDS encoding SusC/RagA family TonB-linked outer membrane protein produces the protein MKQSSYKRSAALYKAMKYSLLTFSILCTFCGAMLASPGMAQKLERSRISLKVTKERPASQVLKEIEASTGLRFIYNPDALSEGKRPINETFRNEKVEEVLRKMGYSCTEKGDYIILKNIPLPPKKADRLISGVVKDSTGLAMPGVSVKVLGTAKSTTTDANGRYSITVEEDAVLSFSMVGYKTKQVKVSEGQVFNVTLMEDKALLSEVVVVGYGTQKKATLTGAVSTVALDQLSSRSVNSVGEVLAGKSPGVIVTNEGGDPTSGPRVNIRGAGGINGESVLYVVDGSIVIGTPVLNPNDIESISVLKDGSAAIYGARASGGVILITTKKGENGALQINFDGKIGTQNAWKKLQPLNAEQRAMVAVTAAKNGKTDLLPAFDAAKYPEGQITRTNWMDEVFRTGKTQDYNLGISGGTEKSNVYLSFNYRQAEGIVLNTKVQRYNFRVNSDHQLTSWLKVGENLSFSSTNGQGANTSSDYTGALLSAIYYPANATPYNPDGSFAGLPGGQYAGDYGDIINPVAELLRTDINKPENILIVNPYALFSLAKGLTFRSNLSVTKGFYHSKIFTPKRPEVGKPMLSNSLEEKDRVLTDILAEQVLAWKKDLGLHHLDFTAGFSFQKTKYKGFSVIGRDFDDEAPSKRYLVNATVFEPALSDLVSTALSSTFVRANYNYAEKYLLSLIGRRDGSSLVPKAENRFRNYYSVSAGWVLSKENFLKESTWLNELKLRGSYGLLGNLAQLQPTDVSPLLSKTKAYFGQVPTLQNGLVSTVLENPDMKWAESKQTNVGIDLGFLKNSLTLTADYFIKDIDKMILTKPLPGTAGLNSQTINAGLVRDKGIELGITYTADKNKAFTYSVTASLTKINNKVLELAPGLENIAVSNNFRNELAPLFIKVGQPLYSYYVRKTQGIFQTQAEVDNHVNSKGVKIQPKARPGDFRFADLDDSGSIDGGDRYFAGSAYPDFSYGLSFNAAYKGFDINIFAQGVQGNKLFNAVKRTTYSASGPSYNKLVGILDAWSPENPNGKVPVISTKDDDNGNFNASDFYVEDGSYLRLRNITLGYTLPKNLSNKIKAGAIRVYATSNNLFTITRYSGFDPEIGMDNYGLDTGRYPQSRSFLIGLNVNL, from the coding sequence ATGAAACAATCCTCATATAAGAGGTCAGCAGCTCTTTATAAAGCCATGAAATATTCACTTTTAACTTTTTCAATCCTATGTACCTTCTGCGGTGCCATGCTGGCATCGCCGGGTATGGCGCAAAAGCTGGAAAGAAGCAGGATCAGCTTAAAGGTAACAAAGGAACGGCCGGCAAGCCAGGTCCTTAAAGAAATCGAAGCCAGTACGGGCCTGCGCTTCATTTACAACCCCGATGCGCTTTCGGAGGGTAAAAGGCCAATTAACGAAACATTTAGAAACGAGAAGGTAGAAGAGGTACTCCGGAAAATGGGCTACAGCTGTACGGAAAAAGGAGATTACATCATCCTGAAAAATATTCCGCTGCCGCCAAAAAAAGCCGACAGACTGATCAGCGGTGTGGTTAAAGACTCCACCGGACTGGCCATGCCCGGCGTATCTGTGAAGGTACTGGGTACTGCAAAATCGACCACCACCGATGCCAATGGCAGGTACAGTATTACCGTTGAAGAGGATGCAGTGCTGTCTTTTTCTATGGTAGGCTATAAAACCAAACAGGTTAAGGTAAGTGAGGGACAGGTATTTAATGTTACCCTGATGGAAGACAAGGCCCTGCTGAGCGAGGTGGTTGTGGTAGGTTACGGCACGCAGAAAAAAGCAACCCTTACCGGGGCCGTAAGTACTGTGGCGCTCGACCAGCTTTCTTCACGCTCTGTAAACAGCGTTGGCGAAGTGCTGGCCGGTAAATCGCCGGGTGTTATTGTAACCAATGAAGGGGGGGATCCAACTTCTGGCCCGCGTGTGAACATCAGGGGTGCAGGGGGGATCAATGGCGAGAGTGTATTGTATGTGGTAGACGGCTCAATTGTGATTGGTACACCAGTACTGAACCCGAACGACATTGAATCCATATCTGTGCTGAAAGATGGTTCGGCCGCAATTTATGGGGCAAGGGCATCCGGCGGGGTAATCCTGATCACGACAAAGAAAGGCGAAAATGGCGCACTTCAGATCAATTTTGATGGAAAGATAGGTACCCAGAATGCCTGGAAGAAGCTGCAGCCACTCAATGCCGAACAGCGCGCAATGGTTGCGGTAACTGCCGCAAAGAATGGTAAGACAGACCTTTTACCTGCTTTTGACGCTGCAAAATACCCGGAAGGACAGATTACCCGTACCAACTGGATGGATGAGGTATTCAGGACCGGTAAAACACAGGACTATAACCTGGGCATATCCGGCGGTACAGAAAAATCAAATGTTTACCTCAGCTTTAATTACCGTCAGGCCGAAGGCATTGTACTCAATACCAAAGTGCAGCGTTATAATTTCCGCGTTAACTCCGATCACCAGCTTACATCCTGGTTAAAAGTTGGGGAAAACCTTTCGTTCAGCAGCACGAACGGACAAGGCGCCAATACCAGCAGTGACTATACTGGTGCTTTGCTTTCTGCCATTTATTATCCTGCAAATGCCACACCTTATAATCCTGATGGTTCATTTGCAGGCCTGCCGGGCGGACAGTATGCTGGCGATTACGGCGATATCATCAACCCGGTGGCCGAACTGCTGCGCACCGATATCAATAAGCCCGAAAATATTTTAATTGTTAACCCGTATGCCTTATTCAGTTTAGCCAAAGGCTTAACGTTCCGGTCTAACCTGAGCGTAACCAAAGGCTTTTACCATTCTAAAATTTTTACACCAAAACGCCCGGAAGTGGGCAAGCCCATGCTCTCCAACTCACTGGAAGAGAAAGACAGGGTTTTAACAGATATCCTTGCAGAACAGGTGCTGGCCTGGAAAAAAGACCTGGGCCTGCATCACCTTGATTTTACCGCTGGCTTTTCTTTCCAGAAAACAAAATACAAAGGCTTTTCTGTAATCGGAAGGGACTTTGATGATGAGGCCCCTTCGAAAAGGTACCTGGTGAATGCGACTGTTTTTGAACCGGCATTGAGCGACCTCGTGTCGACCGCGCTGTCATCCACTTTCGTACGTGCAAATTACAACTATGCCGAAAAGTACCTCTTATCGCTGATCGGTCGCCGCGATGGTTCCTCACTGGTACCTAAAGCAGAGAACAGGTTCCGTAATTATTATTCCGTTTCTGCCGGATGGGTGCTGAGCAAAGAGAACTTTTTAAAAGAAAGCACCTGGTTAAATGAACTGAAACTGAGGGGCAGTTACGGACTGCTGGGCAACCTTGCCCAATTGCAGCCTACGGATGTGAGCCCGCTCCTGAGCAAAACAAAGGCTTATTTTGGCCAGGTGCCCACCCTGCAGAACGGATTGGTATCTACTGTGCTGGAAAACCCCGACATGAAATGGGCAGAGTCCAAACAAACCAATGTGGGTATCGACCTGGGCTTCCTGAAAAACAGCCTGACCTTAACAGCCGATTATTTCATTAAGGATATCGATAAGATGATCCTGACCAAGCCCTTACCCGGAACGGCAGGACTGAACTCCCAGACCATCAACGCCGGTCTGGTACGCGACAAAGGGATTGAACTGGGTATCACTTATACCGCTGACAAAAATAAAGCCTTTACCTATTCGGTAACTGCATCCCTGACCAAGATCAACAACAAGGTGCTGGAACTTGCACCGGGACTGGAGAACATCGCCGTATCCAACAACTTCAGGAATGAACTCGCTCCTTTGTTCATCAAAGTAGGACAGCCCCTTTACAGCTATTACGTACGCAAAACCCAGGGTATTTTCCAGACCCAGGCCGAAGTGGACAACCATGTGAACTCCAAAGGTGTAAAGATCCAGCCTAAGGCGCGTCCGGGCGATTTCAGGTTTGCCGATCTCGACGACAGCGGATCTATTGACGGGGGCGACCGCTATTTTGCAGGGAGTGCCTATCCTGATTTCTCCTACGGATTGAGCTTTAACGCCGCCTATAAAGGATTTGACATCAATATTTTTGCACAGGGTGTACAGGGCAATAAACTATTCAATGCGGTTAAACGTACCACCTACAGCGCCAGCGGCCCATCCTACAACAAACTGGTGGGCATACTCGATGCCTGGTCGCCCGAAAACCCCAATGGAAAGGTGCCGGTCATTTCTACAAAAGACGACGATAACGGAAACTTTAACGCCTCCGATTTCTATGTAGAAGATGGTTCTTACTTACGTCTACGCAACATTACGCTGGGTTATACCCTTCCTAAAAACCTGAGCAATAAAATTAAGGCCGGTGCCATCCGTGTGTATGCCACTTCAAATAACCTGTTCACCATTACCAGGTATTCTGGTTTCGATCCGGAAATAGGAATGGACAACTATGGACTGGACACAGGCCGTTATCCGCAGTCCAGAAGTTTCCTCATCGGTCTTAATGTGAATTTATAA
- a CDS encoding FecR family protein, protein MMTKEEKAKALLEKYAAGEATPAERQHVDTWYASQEHREFPIGAAQKAAIGAAIFQELQREMQQSQEAGFIHLQKWYNVAKAAAILLLVAGTAVLLWPAAGGQGGTAGLAAVRTTASQKKNIVLADGSKISLGPSSCLTYPLKFSNRKRVVELNEGEAFFDIAHDESRPFTVKTTNDLETKVLGTSFRIQARAVSPVVKITVATGKVAVGNTKQVFGTLVKGQQITYDKKQERALIDYTPAPVYVNLVFEKENLLQVCSKLEYVYGIKINLKDQALGRLKCTATFNTRQAPEEIMDLLCSLHRMKFNQSDDHKTFNVYKK, encoded by the coding sequence ATGATGACAAAAGAAGAAAAGGCAAAAGCACTGTTGGAAAAATACGCAGCAGGGGAAGCCACACCGGCCGAACGGCAGCATGTGGATACCTGGTATGCCAGCCAGGAACACAGGGAGTTTCCTATCGGGGCAGCCCAAAAAGCCGCCATAGGGGCAGCAATTTTTCAGGAACTCCAGCGGGAAATGCAGCAGAGCCAAGAGGCAGGGTTTATCCACCTGCAAAAATGGTACAATGTGGCAAAAGCTGCTGCAATATTGCTGCTGGTCGCCGGTACAGCCGTACTGCTCTGGCCGGCAGCTGGAGGGCAAGGCGGAACAGCCGGTCTGGCTGCTGTGCGCACCACTGCTTCGCAAAAGAAAAATATTGTGCTGGCAGATGGTTCTAAAATCAGCCTGGGACCTTCTTCATGCTTAACTTACCCGCTAAAATTTTCAAACAGAAAGCGTGTGGTCGAACTGAATGAGGGGGAGGCTTTCTTTGATATTGCGCACGATGAATCCCGGCCCTTTACCGTAAAAACTACAAACGATCTGGAAACCAAGGTGCTGGGTACATCGTTCCGCATCCAGGCCCGCGCGGTATCGCCGGTAGTTAAAATTACAGTGGCAACCGGAAAAGTAGCTGTTGGCAATACAAAACAGGTGTTTGGTACATTGGTAAAAGGGCAGCAGATCACTTACGATAAAAAGCAGGAACGGGCACTGATCGATTATACACCGGCCCCTGTATATGTAAACCTGGTATTTGAAAAGGAAAACCTGCTGCAGGTTTGCAGTAAACTGGAATATGTCTACGGCATAAAGATCAACCTGAAAGACCAGGCCCTGGGCAGGCTGAAATGTACGGCAACATTCAATACCCGGCAGGCACCGGAAGAGATCATGGACCTTCTGTGCAGTCTGCACCGCATGAAATTCAATCAATCAGACGACCATAAAACCTTTAATGTATATAAAAAATGA
- a CDS encoding RNA polymerase sigma-70 factor has protein sequence MSVKIIAAPLSTDMVTSLKKGEAQAMEQIYKDHWADVFDSACRRVRDKDVAQDITQEIFISLWTNRQRLAIKGSLRSYLQAAVKYKVINYFKSAIVKDKYQEDMFFLAEGQMELSAENKLMVKDMNKEIDEALQALPEKMRQIFRMSRMQEKTIREIAAELGLSVQTVKNQISAALKMLKERLSYLPFLILILLFI, from the coding sequence ATGTCTGTCAAAATAATTGCTGCACCTCTGAGTACCGATATGGTTACTTCCTTAAAAAAGGGAGAGGCACAGGCTATGGAACAGATCTATAAGGACCACTGGGCCGATGTTTTTGACAGCGCCTGCAGGCGCGTACGAGACAAGGATGTGGCACAGGATATTACCCAGGAGATTTTTATTTCCCTATGGACAAACCGTCAGCGCCTGGCCATCAAGGGAAGCCTGCGCAGTTACCTGCAGGCGGCCGTAAAATACAAGGTGATCAATTATTTTAAGTCAGCCATAGTTAAAGACAAATACCAGGAAGATATGTTTTTTTTAGCTGAAGGGCAAATGGAACTGTCGGCCGAAAACAAGTTGATGGTCAAAGACATGAATAAGGAGATCGATGAGGCCCTGCAGGCTCTGCCCGAAAAGATGCGGCAGATTTTCAGGATGAGCCGCATGCAGGAAAAAACCATCCGGGAAATCGCTGCAGAGTTGGGCCTTTCGGTCCAGACGGTTAAAAATCAGATCTCCGCCGCATTAAAAATGCTGAAGGAAAGGTTGTCTTACCTCCCGTTTTTAATCCTCATTTTGTTGTTTATATAA